From Streptomyces fungicidicus, one genomic window encodes:
- a CDS encoding DUF2470 domain-containing protein: MADDTHGWTAAPGAAERARSVLAAAWSCAVTAEGTREELVGAHGVTDDGGVLLQVPEDSVLLAAAICAPRGEPSAVLEFADVAPVPVRDRVRARLWLAGWFSVRDGHLAFRPTRVVLRQRSGALVVDAGEFAAAAPDPLAAAEARLLTHLADCHADAVERLTRLVDPGSLHGAVRVRPLAVDRHGLTLRIERVRSGGDVRLPFHTPADDVSQLTERLHVLLAQASAASCPRPLQRQRADGDR; encoded by the coding sequence ATGGCTGACGACACGCACGGCTGGACGGCCGCGCCCGGCGCGGCGGAGCGGGCCCGCTCGGTGCTCGCCGCCGCCTGGTCCTGCGCGGTGACCGCGGAGGGCACCCGGGAGGAGCTCGTGGGCGCGCACGGCGTGACCGACGACGGAGGGGTGCTGCTGCAGGTTCCCGAGGACAGCGTCCTGCTCGCCGCCGCGATCTGCGCGCCCCGCGGCGAGCCGTCCGCCGTACTGGAGTTCGCCGACGTCGCACCCGTCCCCGTGCGCGACCGGGTCCGCGCCCGGCTGTGGCTGGCCGGCTGGTTCTCCGTCCGGGACGGCCACCTCGCCTTCCGGCCGACCCGCGTGGTGCTCCGGCAGCGGTCCGGCGCCCTGGTCGTCGACGCCGGCGAGTTCGCCGCCGCCGCGCCCGACCCGCTGGCCGCCGCCGAGGCCCGGCTGCTGACCCACCTCGCCGACTGCCACGCCGACGCGGTCGAACGGCTGACCCGCCTGGTCGACCCCGGCAGCCTGCACGGCGCGGTCCGCGTCCGGCCGCTCGCCGTCGACCGGCACGGGCTGACCCTGCGCATCGAACGCGTCCGCTCCGGCGGCGACGTACGCCTGCCCTTCCACACGCCCGCCGACGACGTCTCCCAGCTCACCGAGCGGTTGCACGTGCTGCTCGCCCAGGCGAGCGCCGCCTCCTGTCCCAGGCCGCTACAGCGGCAGCGCGCAGACGGCGACCGGTGA
- a CDS encoding phosphotransferase family protein: MKVDSWQRARRVLAEAGLPSGALAGVRPLTGGTYNTVEELLLADGSRYVLKIPPAPTAPGLRYERNLLAAEAEFCAGAAEARVPAPRAVFLGGDPRAPYLLLTASPGLPWPQAAPADGERAELREELGRQVARLHRVTGPGFGYPSGALGPLASDWRTAFTAMTGAVLADARDYGARLPRPVEETAAVLHAAAGALDEVTVPVLVHFDLWPGNILVDRSAAGRARIGGLIDGERMFWGDPLADFVSLALLGDIRTDEAFLAGYAEAGGEAALGGAARVRLALYRAYLYLIMLTETVPRAADAAHRRWVRDVVAPELEAALDEVAGHC; the protein is encoded by the coding sequence ATGAAGGTGGATTCCTGGCAGCGGGCCCGCCGGGTGCTCGCGGAGGCGGGTCTGCCGTCCGGCGCGCTCGCCGGCGTGCGTCCGCTGACCGGCGGCACCTACAACACCGTAGAGGAACTCCTCCTCGCCGACGGCAGCCGGTACGTGCTCAAGATCCCGCCCGCGCCCACCGCCCCCGGCCTGCGGTACGAGCGGAACCTCCTGGCCGCCGAGGCGGAGTTCTGCGCCGGTGCGGCCGAGGCCCGGGTGCCCGCCCCGCGCGCCGTGTTCCTCGGCGGCGACCCCCGCGCCCCGTATCTGCTGCTGACCGCCTCCCCGGGCCTGCCCTGGCCGCAGGCGGCGCCGGCGGACGGCGAGCGGGCGGAACTGCGCGAGGAGCTCGGGCGTCAGGTGGCCCGGCTGCACCGGGTGACCGGGCCGGGGTTCGGCTACCCGTCCGGCGCCCTCGGGCCGCTCGCGAGCGACTGGCGGACCGCCTTCACCGCGATGACCGGCGCCGTGCTGGCCGACGCCCGGGATTACGGCGCCCGGCTGCCCCGCCCCGTCGAGGAGACGGCCGCCGTGCTCCACGCCGCCGCCGGGGCGCTCGACGAGGTCACCGTGCCGGTGCTCGTCCACTTCGACCTGTGGCCGGGCAACATCCTGGTGGACCGCTCCGCGGCGGGCCGGGCCCGCATCGGCGGGCTCATCGACGGGGAGCGGATGTTCTGGGGCGACCCGCTCGCCGACTTCGTCTCGCTCGCCCTGCTCGGCGACATCAGGACGGACGAGGCGTTCCTCGCCGGGTACGCGGAGGCCGGGGGCGAGGCCGCCCTCGGCGGGGCGGCCCGCGTCCGCCTCGCCCTCTACCGCGCCTACCTGTACCTGATCATGCTCACCGAGACGGTTCCGCGGGCGGCCGACGCCGCTCACCGGCGCTGGGTCCGGGACGTGGTGGCGCCGGAACTGGAGGCGGCGCTGGACGAGGTCGCCGGACACTGTTAG
- a CDS encoding aromatic acid exporter family protein has protein sequence MQVVREMTAPAVRYVKRRRDPVTVQTVRSALAATVAYVIAVQLNPEAAPLTAPLTALLVVQVTLYSTLTTGIRRVNSVVTGVVVAILFSLLVGLTWWSLGLLILSSLIIGHLVRVDEFVPEVAISAMLVLGVTTHGDTAWARIVETLVGAAVGMAFNLLLAPPVWVEEAGESIEELARRVRQLMLRIGEEAAGRPPSSRAAARLHEARRLDHDISEVDADLRQAEDSLRLNPRVREGLLHRIVLRTGLDTLEICTVVLRVLARTVTDLAKEREPGRLFAPETGAAFEQLLSEIADAVVSFAVLVTTSVSANAESAEERLASELRQAAVTRDRLAELLFEEARRDAREWQLLGAVLTEVNRILDEMDTEHRTRRLFEELDRHSREQRERLPRLTRLWERLRRLRRGAGRRSS, from the coding sequence ATGCAAGTCGTACGTGAGATGACCGCTCCGGCCGTTCGGTACGTCAAGCGGCGCCGGGACCCGGTGACCGTGCAGACGGTGCGATCGGCGTTGGCGGCGACGGTCGCCTACGTCATCGCGGTACAGCTGAATCCGGAGGCCGCCCCGCTCACCGCGCCCCTGACCGCGCTGCTCGTGGTACAGGTCACCCTGTACTCCACGCTCACCACCGGGATCCGCCGGGTGAACTCGGTGGTGACCGGCGTCGTCGTGGCGATCCTGTTCAGTCTCCTGGTCGGTCTGACCTGGTGGAGTCTTGGCCTGCTCATCCTGTCGTCGCTGATCATCGGCCATCTGGTGCGGGTGGACGAGTTCGTCCCCGAGGTGGCGATCAGCGCGATGCTGGTGCTCGGGGTGACCACCCACGGGGACACCGCCTGGGCCCGCATCGTGGAGACGCTGGTCGGGGCCGCCGTCGGAATGGCGTTCAACCTGCTGCTGGCCCCGCCGGTGTGGGTGGAGGAGGCCGGCGAGTCGATCGAGGAGCTGGCGCGGCGGGTGCGGCAGCTGATGCTGCGGATCGGGGAGGAGGCCGCGGGCCGCCCTCCGTCGTCCCGCGCGGCGGCCCGGCTGCACGAGGCCCGCCGGCTGGACCACGACATCTCCGAGGTGGACGCGGACCTCCGGCAGGCGGAGGACAGCCTGCGGCTCAACCCGAGGGTGCGTGAGGGCCTGCTGCACCGGATCGTGCTGCGCACCGGCCTGGACACGCTGGAGATCTGCACGGTGGTGCTGCGGGTGCTGGCCCGCACCGTGACCGACCTGGCCAAGGAGCGCGAGCCCGGCCGGCTGTTCGCGCCGGAGACGGGCGCCGCCTTCGAGCAGTTGCTGTCCGAGATCGCCGACGCCGTGGTCAGCTTCGCGGTGCTGGTCACCACGAGCGTGAGCGCGAACGCCGAGTCGGCGGAGGAGCGGCTCGCCTCGGAGCTGCGGCAGGCGGCCGTCACCCGCGACAGGCTGGCCGAGCTGCTCTTCGAGGAGGCCCGCCGGGACGCGCGCGAGTGGCAGTTGCTGGGCGCCGTGCTGACCGAGGTCAACCGCATCCTGGACGAGATGGACACCGAGCACCGTACGCGCAGGCTGTTCGAGGAGCTGGACCGGCACTCGCGGGAGCAGCGCGAGCGGCTGCCGCGGCTCACCCGGCTGTGGGAGCGGCTGCGCCGCCTCCGGCGCGGCGCCGGCCGTCGTTCCTCGTGA
- a CDS encoding lactonase family protein encodes MSRADWSRRRFVGAVTGTAAAPAVAACDEAPPADPPSPPAPDPGTGARSGGGRPAGPRPLFLGTYTSADGGGEGIGLAAYDPESGRITGSGALTGVADPSYLTVHPDGRTLYAVNERDDGAVTAVRLSDRKVLGSRSSGGAAPCHLSVHPDGRYLLSANYGSGSVAVHPIDASGALGERTELVTHSGPPPGPGQRGPHAHQFLTSPDGGHVLAVDLGTDTVYTYRLDEAAGTLTETARASTRPGAGPRHLTFHPGGRYAYLANEVDDTVAVCAYDPGSGRLRIGAPQSTGTGAGTSYPAQILVTGNGRFAYLANRGDNSLTRYAVEADGARLRLLDTVLVGGDFPRQIAFSPDGALLFAANQRSGDVSVFHVDEESGGLRSAGEPFGSPVAVCALPL; translated from the coding sequence ATGAGCAGGGCCGACTGGAGCAGGCGCCGTTTCGTCGGCGCCGTCACGGGGACGGCCGCCGCGCCGGCGGTCGCGGCGTGCGACGAGGCGCCGCCGGCGGATCCGCCCTCCCCGCCGGCGCCCGATCCGGGTACCGGCGCACGGAGCGGGGGCGGCCGGCCCGCCGGTCCGCGTCCGCTTTTCCTGGGCACCTACACCTCGGCCGACGGCGGCGGCGAGGGCATCGGGCTGGCCGCGTACGACCCGGAGTCGGGGCGGATCACCGGCTCCGGCGCCCTCACCGGTGTGGCGGATCCGTCGTATCTGACGGTGCATCCGGACGGCCGGACGCTGTACGCGGTGAACGAGCGGGACGACGGCGCGGTGACCGCCGTCCGGCTGTCCGACCGGAAGGTGCTGGGCAGCCGGAGCAGCGGCGGCGCGGCTCCCTGCCATCTGTCGGTGCATCCGGACGGCCGGTACCTGCTGAGCGCGAACTACGGCTCCGGGAGCGTCGCGGTGCACCCCATCGACGCCTCGGGGGCGCTCGGGGAGCGCACCGAACTGGTCACGCACTCAGGTCCGCCGCCGGGTCCGGGCCAACGGGGGCCGCACGCCCACCAGTTCCTCACCAGTCCGGACGGGGGCCATGTCCTCGCCGTCGACCTGGGCACGGACACGGTGTACACGTACCGCCTCGACGAGGCGGCCGGCACGCTCACCGAGACGGCGCGGGCGAGCACCCGGCCCGGTGCGGGACCGCGCCATCTCACCTTTCACCCCGGGGGCCGGTACGCCTATCTCGCCAACGAGGTCGACGACACCGTCGCGGTGTGCGCGTACGACCCCGGTTCGGGGCGGCTGCGGATCGGCGCGCCGCAGTCGACGGGCACGGGGGCCGGCACCAGCTACCCGGCGCAGATCCTGGTGACCGGGAACGGGCGGTTCGCGTATCTGGCGAACCGCGGCGACAACAGCCTCACCCGCTACGCCGTCGAGGCGGACGGCGCCCGGCTGCGGCTGCTCGACACCGTGCTGGTGGGCGGTGACTTCCCGCGCCAGATCGCCTTCTCCCCGGACGGCGCGCTGCTGTTCGCGGCCAACCAGAGGTCCGGTGACGTCAGCGTGTTCCACGTCGACGAGGAGAGCGGTGGACTGCGCTCCGCGGGCGAGCCGTTCGGCTCACCGGTCGCCGTCTGCGCGCTGCCGCTGTAG
- a CDS encoding FBP domain-containing protein, producing MKALTEHDIRSSFINCSKGEAKRLAVPRDLGERPWSDLDFLGWRDPGAPDRSYLVTERDDRLVAVALRFQPAQRGFLHRSMCSLCLTTHPRGGVSLMTARKAGPAGREGNSVGAYMCTDLACSLYLRGLKVPESGSRFEESLTLEQQIARTRGNLFGFLDKL from the coding sequence GTGAAAGCGCTCACCGAGCACGACATCCGCAGTTCGTTCATCAACTGCTCGAAGGGTGAGGCCAAGCGGCTTGCCGTACCCCGTGACCTGGGCGAACGTCCCTGGAGCGACCTCGACTTCCTGGGCTGGCGCGATCCGGGCGCGCCCGACCGCAGCTATCTCGTCACCGAGCGGGACGACCGTCTCGTCGCGGTGGCCCTGCGCTTCCAGCCCGCTCAGCGCGGTTTCCTCCACCGCAGCATGTGCTCGCTGTGCCTGACGACCCATCCGCGCGGCGGAGTCTCCCTGATGACCGCGCGCAAGGCGGGCCCGGCCGGCCGTGAGGGCAACTCGGTCGGCGCCTACATGTGCACCGACCTCGCCTGTTCCCTCTATCTGCGCGGCCTGAAGGTCCCGGAGAGCGGGTCCCGCTTCGAGGAGAGCCTCACCCTGGAGCAGCAGATCGCCCGCACCAGGGGGAACCTGTTCGGCTTCCTCGACAAGCTGTAG
- a CDS encoding ROK family transcriptional regulator — MAVRNGRTVRDLRRANRTAVLQRLYFDGPLSRFELGPATGLSSGSVSNVVADLVADGLVEEAGSVDSDGGRPRTLLRVAPASGHMIGVDVGETRVRVELFDLTLTELARAELPLEQQRYEVEVIVDHIRSGIAEVLGAARLAPERLLGVGIGVPGIVEHTPDRGAVVHGQTIGWDAVPLESLLRAESLLPDSVPCFIDNGARTLGQAEMWFGAGRGAGNALVVLFGSGVGACLVTPEVEQGRAVEWGHLTVRVRGRRCRCGALGCLEAYAGAESLLARWREEGGRVPGGTDEETALTAMLAAAYPADGAAPDPVALAVLEETAEYLGAGLSDLINLFQPERILMGGWAGLQLGSRFLPAVRRHALSYALRHPAGKVTIELGSLGPDAVTVGAAILPLADFFARGGRRPDPDPESPPPAWHTALRERTPR; from the coding sequence ATGGCGGTGCGGAACGGGCGCACGGTGCGCGACCTCAGGCGGGCCAACCGCACGGCGGTCCTGCAGCGGCTCTACTTCGACGGCCCGCTCAGCCGCTTCGAACTCGGCCCGGCGACCGGGCTGAGCTCCGGATCCGTGAGCAACGTCGTCGCCGACCTGGTCGCCGACGGCCTGGTGGAGGAGGCCGGCAGCGTCGACTCCGACGGCGGCCGTCCCCGCACCCTGCTGCGGGTGGCACCGGCCAGCGGCCACATGATCGGCGTCGACGTGGGCGAGACCCGGGTCCGCGTCGAACTGTTCGACCTGACCCTCACCGAGCTCGCCCGCGCGGAACTCCCCCTGGAGCAGCAGCGCTACGAGGTCGAGGTCATCGTCGACCACATCCGCTCCGGGATCGCCGAGGTGCTCGGCGCCGCCCGGCTCGCCCCCGAGCGGCTGCTCGGCGTCGGCATCGGCGTCCCCGGCATCGTCGAGCACACCCCCGACCGGGGCGCCGTGGTGCACGGCCAGACCATCGGCTGGGACGCGGTCCCCCTGGAGTCCCTGCTCCGCGCCGAGTCCCTGCTGCCGGACTCCGTGCCCTGCTTCATCGACAACGGCGCCAGGACCCTCGGCCAGGCCGAGATGTGGTTCGGGGCGGGCCGCGGCGCCGGCAACGCCCTCGTGGTCCTCTTCGGCTCCGGCGTCGGCGCCTGCCTGGTCACACCCGAGGTGGAACAGGGCAGGGCGGTCGAATGGGGGCATCTGACCGTCCGGGTCAGGGGCCGCCGCTGCCGCTGCGGCGCGCTCGGCTGCCTGGAGGCGTACGCGGGCGCCGAGTCGCTGCTCGCCCGGTGGCGCGAGGAGGGCGGCCGGGTGCCCGGGGGCACGGACGAGGAGACGGCGCTGACGGCCATGCTCGCCGCCGCCTATCCCGCCGACGGCGCCGCCCCGGACCCCGTCGCGCTCGCCGTGCTGGAGGAGACCGCCGAATACCTGGGCGCCGGCCTGTCCGACCTGATCAACCTCTTCCAGCCGGAGCGCATCCTGATGGGCGGTTGGGCCGGCCTCCAGCTCGGTTCCCGTTTCCTGCCCGCGGTGCGCAGACACGCCCTGTCGTACGCGCTGCGCCATCCGGCCGGGAAGGTGACGATCGAGCTGGGCAGCCTGGGCCCCGACGCGGTCACCGTCGGCGCCGCGATCCTGCCGCTCGCCGACTTCTTCGCCCGCGGCGGCCGGCGACCCGACCCGGACCCGGAGTCCCCACCGCCCGCCTGGCACACCGCCCTGCGGGAACGCACCCCCCGGTGA